In Campylobacter mucosalis, a single window of DNA contains:
- a CDS encoding flagellar hook-basal body protein has product MQNGYYQATGAMVTQFNRLNVITNNLANVNTIGYKRDDVVIGDFARIFKQTQDELPLKNHTKDAAKYLNRVIDRVPQVIEEYTDFSSGGLKHSTNTLDFALKRDDLFFLVDTPNGVRLTKNGAFSLDSEGFLVSKEGYRVLSNNYPTQPIASRGIQIPEGTKLTSDKNGNLYADGEEIAKVYIAQPREIRDLEKIGDNLYKAKDIDDVIDIADSDSLLQGYAQMSNVNPVSEMVGLIETHRMVDMYQKVMTTHMDELNQDAITKLGSVKQ; this is encoded by the coding sequence ATGCAAAATGGATATTATCAAGCTACTGGTGCTATGGTAACGCAGTTTAACAGGCTAAACGTTATCACAAACAACCTAGCAAACGTAAATACGATAGGCTATAAAAGAGATGATGTCGTTATAGGTGATTTTGCTAGAATTTTTAAGCAAACGCAAGATGAATTGCCTTTAAAAAACCATACAAAAGATGCGGCAAAGTATTTAAATCGCGTTATAGATAGAGTTCCACAGGTTATAGAGGAGTATACGGACTTTAGCTCTGGGGGCTTAAAACACAGCACAAATACTCTTGACTTTGCGTTAAAACGAGATGATTTGTTTTTTTTAGTTGATACGCCAAATGGAGTTAGACTTACAAAAAATGGGGCTTTTAGTCTTGATAGCGAGGGATTTTTGGTATCAAAAGAGGGTTATAGAGTGCTTTCAAACAACTACCCAACCCAGCCTATCGCCTCAAGAGGCATACAAATTCCAGAAGGCACAAAACTAACAAGCGATAAAAATGGAAATTTGTATGCAGACGGCGAAGAGATAGCAAAGGTCTACATCGCTCAGCCACGTGAAATTCGTGATCTTGAAAAGATAGGCGATAACTTATACAAGGCAAAAGATATAGATGATGTTATTGATATAGCCGACTCTGATAGTTTGCTTCAAGGATATGCTCAAATGTCAAACGTAAACCCAGTCAGCGAAATGGTAGGACTTATCGAAACTCATCGTATGGTTGATATGTATCAAAAAGTTATGACTACGCATATGGATGAGCTTAACCAAGACGCTATCACAAAACTTGGCAGTGTTAAGCAGTAA
- the flgG gene encoding flagellar basal-body rod protein FlgG: protein MMRSLYTSATGMIAQQTQIDVTTHNIANVNTYGYKKNRAEFADLMYQVMEYAGTATSQTTTSPTGIEVGLGVRPTAINKIFSQGYFKETSNNLDVVIAGDGFFQIQLPDGTTAYTRNGAFKLDANGTIVNSDGYQLIPQITIPANATQISIGTDGTVSVLQAGETDMAQIGQIELANFINPAGLHSMGDNNYLETSASGNVVVGTAGLDGLGTIRQGFVEMSNVQLVEEMTDLITGQRAYEANSKGITTSDAMLEIVNGLKR from the coding sequence ATGATGAGATCTCTTTATACGTCAGCAACTGGTATGATCGCTCAGCAGACGCAAATAGACGTAACCACTCACAATATAGCAAACGTAAATACTTATGGATATAAGAAAAATAGGGCAGAATTTGCTGATCTTATGTATCAGGTTATGGAGTATGCAGGCACGGCTACAAGTCAGACTACAACAAGTCCAACTGGTATAGAGGTCGGTCTTGGCGTTCGTCCAACTGCGATAAATAAAATTTTCTCGCAAGGATATTTTAAAGAGACTAGTAACAACCTTGATGTTGTTATTGCTGGTGATGGTTTTTTTCAAATTCAGCTGCCTGACGGCACGACCGCTTATACTAGAAATGGTGCGTTTAAGCTTGATGCAAACGGTACGATAGTAAATTCAGACGGCTATCAGCTAATCCCGCAAATTACCATACCAGCAAACGCAACCCAAATTTCAATCGGCACAGATGGCACTGTTTCAGTGCTTCAGGCTGGTGAAACTGATATGGCACAAATAGGGCAGATAGAACTTGCAAATTTTATAAACCCAGCGGGACTTCACTCTATGGGCGATAATAACTATCTTGAAACATCTGCGAGTGGAAACGTCGTAGTCGGCACGGCTGGGCTTGATGGACTTGGCACTATACGTCAGGGATTTGTCGAGATGAGTAATGTTCAGCTTGTTGAGGAGATGACTGACTTAATCACTGGCCAAAGAGCGTATGAAGCCAACTCAAAGGGAATAACCACGAGTGACGCTATGCTTGAGATAGTAAATGGACTTAAGAGGTAG
- a CDS encoding AzlC family ABC transporter permease, which yields MNFKSVFKLSIPVFMGYFPLGIAFGILANKLDVSAFIAVALSALAYGGAAQFMMISLFSVGTSFSLLF from the coding sequence GTGAATTTTAAAAGTGTTTTTAAGCTCTCAATACCCGTTTTTATGGGTTATTTTCCACTTGGTATTGCGTTTGGAATTTTAGCAAACAAGCTTGATGTGAGTGCCTTTATCGCAGTTGCTTTAAGTGCTCTTGCTTACGGCGGAGCGGCACAATTTATGATGATCTCGCTTTTTAGCGTTGGCACGAGTTTTTCTTTGCTCTTTTGA
- a CDS encoding KilA-N domain-containing protein yields MSKIKKEKIEANGFSIEVYTEDFKNDYISLTDIAKYKNGDDPRFVIQNWMRNKNTLEFIGLWEILNNEKFNRVQFDTFKMEAGLNRFTMTPQKWIDNTNAKGIVSKSGRYGGTYAHSESLNCILFRITRD; encoded by the coding sequence ATGTCTAAAATAAAAAAAGAAAAAATAGAAGCCAATGGATTTAGCATAGAAGTTTATACAGAAGACTTTAAAAATGATTATATTAGCCTAACTGATATTGCAAAGTATAAGAATGGGGATGACCCAAGATTTGTTATTCAAAATTGGATGAGAAATAAAAACACATTGGAATTTATAGGATTGTGGGAAATTTTAAATAACGAAAAATTTAACCGTGTGCAATTCGACACGTTTAAAATGGAAGCAGGTTTAAATAGATTTACAATGACCCCACAAAAATGGATAGATAATACTAACGCAAAAGGTATTGTTTCTAAATCGGGTAGATATGGAGGAACATACGCACATAGTGAGAGTTTAAATTGTATATTATTCAGGATTACAAGAGATTAA
- a CDS encoding AzlC family ABC transporter permease: protein MKFADVFKLSIPVFMGYFPLGIAFGILSNKLDMSAFIAVALSALAYGGAAQFMMISLFSVGTSFIEVFIVSYLVNLRHTFYGLALLRDYKYLKFRIFNIATLTDETFAIFKSLKIDDINERSYVFTWLNFLSWSYWLLGTIFGCVFGNLITIDMSGLEFSLTALFIVIVIEMFKNERNYKVLGAATLFGILGVALLPPKLLLVGSMLLCFIFIVAFKDRL from the coding sequence ATGAAGTTTGCGGATGTTTTTAAGCTCTCAATACCCGTTTTTATGGGTTATTTTCCACTTGGTATTGCGTTTGGAATTTTATCAAACAAGCTTGATATGAGTGCCTTTATTGCAGTTGCTTTAAGTGCTCTTGCTTACGGCGGAGCGGCACAATTTATGATGATCTCGCTTTTTAGCGTTGGCACGAGTTTTATAGAGGTCTTTATCGTTTCATATCTTGTAAATTTGCGTCACACTTTTTACGGACTTGCTTTGCTTAGAGATTATAAATATTTGAAATTTCGCATTTTTAATATAGCAACCTTAACTGATGAAACCTTTGCGATTTTTAAAAGCCTAAAAATTGACGATATAAACGAGCGAAGTTATGTTTTTACGTGGCTAAATTTTCTCTCTTGGTCTTACTGGCTACTTGGGACGATTTTTGGCTGTGTGTTTGGGAATTTAATTACGATTGATATGAGCGGTTTGGAGTTTAGTTTAACTGCACTTTTTATTGTAATTGTAATTGAAATGTTTAAGAATGAGCGTAATTACAAGGTGCTTGGGGCAGCTACTTTATTTGGAATTTTAGGCGTTGCTTTGCTCCCACCAAAGCTACTTTTGGTTGGCTCAATGCTACTTTGTTTTATATTTATAGTGGCGTTTAAGGATAGATTATGA
- a CDS encoding branched-chain amino acid transporter permease: protein MISVNSSEWLLFLAVLASAAATFLTRVLPFYAMKNYKPKLWLEATQKHMGLMIMVVLVCYGLKDTKFNVYPYGLNEILAVLTAILVHLKFKNALLSIVVSTAVFMFCLRIF from the coding sequence ATGATAAGTGTAAATTCGTCTGAGTGGCTTTTGTTTTTGGCAGTTTTAGCAAGTGCGGCGGCGACATTTTTAACTCGTGTTTTGCCGTTTTATGCTATGAAAAACTACAAACCAAAGCTATGGCTTGAAGCTACTCAAAAGCATATGGGACTTATGATAATGGTTGTTTTGGTTTGCTATGGACTAAAGGATACAAAATTTAATGTATATCCGTATGGACTAAATGAAATTTTAGCCGTTTTAACGGCGATTTTGGTGCATTTAAAATTTAAAAATGCACTCTTAAGTATTGTTGTTTCGACTGCTGTTTTTATGTTTTGTCTTAGAATTTTTTGA
- a CDS encoding type II asparaginase, whose protein sequence is MCFSIKKVVALMLISAVAAFAKPTICILATGGTIAGSGSGELSTSYTSGTVTVDKLIAAVPQINEIATIKGEQISQIGSQEMNNEVWLKLAKRVNELLTTGKADGIVITHGTDTMEETAYFLDLVVKSDKPIVMVGAMRNSTSMSADGPLNLFNAVNVAMSKDAVGKGVLVTMNDEIHAAREVTKTNTTAVDTFKSPNTGKIGTVFYGNVKFYMAPVRKHTTNSMFDITKITELPRVDIVYSHANDNADFVNVALKNGAKGIVSAGMGNGNPFPSVLKALNEGAKNGVIVVRDSRVGTGETTRNGEVNDDENGFVASDNLNAQKARVLLMLALTKTTDKAKIQEIFYTH, encoded by the coding sequence ATGTGTTTTTCAATCAAAAAGGTGGTGGCACTTATGCTTATTTCAGCTGTTGCGGCGTTTGCAAAGCCGACTATTTGCATACTAGCAACTGGCGGAACTATCGCTGGTAGCGGTTCTGGCGAACTATCTACCTCTTATACCTCAGGTACGGTTACGGTGGATAAACTAATCGCTGCTGTCCCACAAATAAATGAGATAGCAACGATAAAGGGTGAGCAAATTTCACAAATCGGCTCACAAGAGATGAATAACGAAGTTTGGCTAAAACTAGCTAAGCGTGTAAATGAGCTTTTGACAACCGGCAAAGCCGACGGTATCGTCATCACTCACGGCACAGATACGATGGAGGAGACAGCTTACTTTTTAGATTTGGTTGTAAAAAGCGATAAGCCTATCGTAATGGTTGGTGCGATGAGAAACTCAACTTCAATGAGTGCTGATGGCCCACTAAATTTATTTAACGCTGTAAATGTGGCAATGAGTAAAGACGCGGTAGGCAAGGGCGTTTTAGTAACGATGAACGATGAAATCCACGCGGCACGTGAGGTTACAAAGACAAATACAACTGCTGTTGATACATTTAAATCGCCAAACACTGGCAAAATCGGCACCGTGTTTTATGGTAATGTGAAATTTTATATGGCTCCGGTTCGTAAACATACGACAAATTCTATGTTTGATATCACAAAAATCACTGAACTTCCAAGGGTTGATATAGTTTATAGCCACGCAAATGATAATGCTGACTTTGTAAATGTCGCTCTAAAAAATGGAGCAAAAGGTATAGTAAGTGCTGGTATGGGTAACGGAAATCCATTCCCAAGTGTGCTAAAAGCTCTAAATGAAGGTGCTAAAAATGGTGTGATAGTCGTTCGTGATAGTCGTGTTGGAACAGGCGAAACAACTAGAAATGGCGAAGTAAATGACGATGAGAACGGCTTTGTAGCAAGTGATAACCTAAACGCGCAAAAAGCTCGTGTGCTTTTAATGTTGGCTCTTACAAAAACAACTGATAAAGCAAAAATCCAAGAAATTTTCTACACTCACTGA
- a CDS encoding TonB-dependent hemoglobin/transferrin/lactoferrin family receptor — MRKIYLSFILCLNLYSQTNEVNFDEISVTANEQIKDKRVGERKIDAETINKQQVTDSRDLVRYETGVSVVETGRMGASGYAIRGVDENRVGITIDGLRQAETLSSQGFKELFEGYGNFNNTRNGIEMENVKMATITKGADSVKSGSGALGGGVSFETKDAKDFLIDKNYHFSFKNGFQSVDDQKFRSITAAAKFKWFDVLIVNTQRNGHEHKNYFYNIYESNEEDRAAVGKTREKADPYDISRKSTLVKIGFEPFENQRFGVAIDNSRLSSQGQDLSYVLNTIQNQKDIETYGERKTNDKSTRKNVQYTFESFTQTPFWDSVKISYSNQRIKNKARTDDYCSGDKCVGVRNNDGLKLDDSSGVIKVVDSNGNEVKAEKVSKRWSTALKYTANGKELSDYREANAIQNLIDCSKLDCSKKFRVFVKQNEKWEEVYKEEDRSITTVNINGKKYGKIDVKRGSKNGFNTIEDAKIVVPKSEGYSSDNYNDRDLNTDTKQFNIDFDKEFELLSTEHFIKYGAMHAKTKKSMVNADGYMGQDIQWWQDYFIPNIEVDGTDPRQYKPDPSKWTGGNPTPRHRLNFRDSYLIPVETKESAVYVGDYIKTFEWLGLDLNYRYDKVAHNPSYDESVPVPKGLILGIMKSMPCALNQTDNCKYNSPIVNQNFAQNLALLLRKTEYKSNSYNFGVDLDPLSWLRVQLKYSKGFRAPTSDEVYMTFKHPSFSIAPNTNLKAEIAKTKELAVTFHNNNSFATFNFFKTDYTNFIDLVYIGRREVTDSYLKYPFWQNINRDSAEVKGFEVNSRIELGDISDKLKGFRFGYKFTRQKGKMNGDIPMNAIQPTTSVYSIGYSTPDDKYGIDFFLTDVSAKKAEDTYNMYWKQQAADPDRLVQGKRVTDSTLAWRSGAYKVFDMIAYAKPTKNFSFGFGVYNITDAKYMTWDKARSIRAFGTTNLIDQNTGAGIGRFYAPRRNFRFSWEITF; from the coding sequence ATGAGAAAAATATATCTTTCGTTTATTTTGTGTTTAAACTTATACTCTCAAACAAATGAGGTTAATTTCGACGAGATTAGCGTAACTGCAAATGAACAGATAAAGGATAAAAGAGTAGGAGAGCGCAAAATAGACGCTGAGACAATAAATAAACAGCAAGTTACTGATAGTAGGGATTTAGTAAGATACGAAACAGGCGTAAGCGTAGTTGAAACTGGCAGAATGGGCGCTAGTGGGTATGCCATTCGTGGTGTTGATGAAAACAGAGTTGGTATCACAATAGACGGGCTTAGACAGGCTGAGACGCTTAGCTCTCAAGGTTTTAAAGAGCTTTTTGAGGGATATGGAAATTTTAACAACACAAGAAATGGCATAGAGATGGAAAATGTCAAAATGGCAACCATAACAAAAGGAGCTGACTCTGTAAAGAGTGGAAGTGGTGCTTTGGGGGGGGGTGTGAGCTTTGAAACAAAAGACGCAAAAGATTTTTTAATAGATAAAAATTATCATTTTTCTTTCAAAAATGGATTTCAAAGTGTAGATGATCAAAAATTTAGATCAATTACTGCGGCGGCTAAATTTAAGTGGTTTGACGTGCTTATCGTAAACACACAACGTAACGGACACGAGCATAAAAACTACTTTTATAACATTTATGAAAGCAATGAAGAGGATAGAGCTGCTGTTGGCAAAACTCGCGAAAAAGCCGATCCATACGATATAAGTAGAAAGAGCACATTGGTAAAAATAGGCTTTGAGCCTTTTGAAAACCAGCGTTTTGGCGTAGCTATTGATAACTCAAGGCTTAGCTCACAAGGTCAGGATCTATCTTATGTGCTAAATACTATACAAAACCAAAAAGATATCGAAACTTATGGAGAGAGAAAAACCAACGATAAATCAACTAGAAAAAATGTGCAGTATACCTTTGAAAGCTTTACGCAGACACCTTTTTGGGACAGTGTAAAAATTTCATACTCAAATCAGCGAATAAAAAACAAAGCAAGGACGGATGATTATTGTAGTGGGGATAAGTGTGTTGGTGTTAGAAATAATGATGGCTTAAAGCTAGATGATAGCTCAGGCGTTATTAAAGTAGTAGATAGTAATGGTAATGAAGTCAAAGCAGAAAAAGTTTCCAAAAGATGGAGCACAGCTCTTAAATACACTGCTAATGGCAAGGAGCTTAGTGATTATAGAGAGGCTAATGCTATACAAAATTTAATAGACTGTTCTAAACTAGACTGTTCTAAGAAATTTAGAGTCTTTGTTAAACAAAATGAGAAATGGGAAGAAGTATATAAAGAAGAAGATAGGAGTATTACAACTGTAAATATAAATGGCAAAAAATATGGCAAAATAGATGTAAAACGTGGAAGCAAAAACGGATTTAACACTATCGAAGACGCAAAAATAGTTGTACCAAAATCTGAAGGCTACTCATCAGATAACTATAATGATAGAGATTTAAATACTGATACTAAGCAATTTAACATAGACTTTGATAAAGAATTTGAGCTTTTAAGCACAGAACACTTTATAAAATATGGTGCAATGCATGCAAAAACCAAAAAATCAATGGTAAATGCCGATGGATATATGGGGCAAGATATCCAGTGGTGGCAAGACTATTTTATACCAAATATAGAAGTAGATGGCACAGATCCAAGACAATACAAGCCAGATCCAAGCAAATGGACCGGAGGAAATCCCACGCCAAGGCATAGGCTAAATTTTCGCGATAGCTACCTAATACCTGTTGAAACCAAAGAGAGTGCTGTTTATGTTGGCGATTATATAAAGACTTTTGAGTGGCTTGGACTTGATCTAAACTACCGCTACGACAAGGTCGCTCACAATCCAAGCTACGATGAGAGTGTGCCAGTGCCAAAAGGGCTTATTTTAGGCATTATGAAATCTATGCCATGCGCCTTAAACCAAACAGATAATTGCAAGTATAACAGTCCTATTGTAAATCAAAATTTTGCTCAAAATTTAGCCCTGCTTTTAAGAAAAACTGAGTATAAAAGCAATTCGTATAACTTTGGGGTTGATTTAGATCCGCTATCTTGGCTAAGAGTTCAGCTAAAATACTCAAAGGGTTTTCGTGCACCAACCTCTGATGAAGTCTATATGACCTTTAAACACCCTAGCTTTTCAATAGCACCAAATACAAATTTAAAAGCAGAAATTGCCAAAACTAAAGAGTTAGCAGTAACCTTTCATAACAACAACAGCTTTGCTACATTTAATTTTTTTAAAACAGACTATACAAATTTTATAGATTTAGTCTATATAGGACGAAGAGAGGTTACAGATAGTTATTTAAAATATCCATTTTGGCAAAATATAAATAGAGATAGTGCTGAGGTTAAGGGCTTTGAAGTAAATTCACGCATCGAGCTTGGCGATATAAGCGACAAATTAAAAGGCTTTAGATTTGGATATAAATTTACACGTCAAAAAGGCAAAATGAACGGCGACATACCTATGAATGCTATCCAACCAACTACTTCAGTCTATAGCATAGGCTACTCTACACCTGATGATAAATACGGCATAGACTTCTTTTTAACTGATGTATCGGCTAAAAAAGCTGAGGATACTTATAATATGTACTGGAAACAACAAGCTGCCGATCCTGACAGGCTCGTTCAAGGCAAAAGGGTAACAGATAGCACATTAGCTTGGCGAAGCGGTGCTTACAAAGTTTTTGATATGATAGCTTACGCAAAGCCTACTAAAAATTTCAGCTTTGGCTTTGGCGTTTATAATATAACTGATGCAAAATATATGACTTGGGATAAGGCTAGATCAATTAGAGCCTTTGGAACGACAAATTTAATAGATCAAAACACTGGTGCTGGGATAGGTAGATTTTACGCACCACGTAGGAATTTTAGATTTTCTTGGGAGATAACTTTTTAG
- a CDS encoding 3-isopropylmalate dehydratase small subunit, which produces MKNAKVWKFGDNIDTDIIIAARYLNTSDENELAKHIMEDADPTFSKKIANGDIIVAGENFGCGSSREHAPLALKAAGIGAVIAKSFARIFYRNSFNTGLLILEIKETDEINEGDELGIDIDAGVIKNFTTKKEYKFNAIPPFMQELIKAGGLIQYAKENLR; this is translated from the coding sequence ATGAAAAATGCAAAAGTATGGAAATTTGGAGATAATATCGATACAGACATCATCATAGCGGCAAGATATTTAAACACGTCTGATGAAAATGAACTTGCAAAACACATTATGGAAGACGCAGATCCTACGTTCAGTAAAAAAATAGCAAATGGCGATATTATTGTAGCTGGAGAGAATTTCGGCTGTGGTAGCTCACGCGAACACGCTCCATTAGCACTTAAGGCTGCTGGTATAGGTGCTGTTATTGCTAAGAGTTTTGCTAGGATTTTTTACCGCAATAGCTTTAATACTGGGCTTTTGATTCTTGAGATTAAAGAAACCGACGAGATAAACGAAGGCGACGAGCTTGGCATAGATATTGACGCTGGTGTGATAAAGAATTTTACAACTAAAAAAGAGTATAAATTTAACGCCATACCGCCATTTATGCAAGAGCTTATAAAGGCTGGTGGGCTGATACAATATGCAAAAGAGAATTTGAGGTAG
- the leuB gene encoding 3-isopropylmalate dehydrogenase, whose protein sequence is MAKRYRICVIKGDGIGPEIVDEAIKVLDVVSDKFGFSIDYDYKLMGGAAYDVFGEPLPDETLQSALNSDAVLFGAIGGQKWDNLPRDKRPESGLLKLRKSLEAFANLRPAMIYDELVSASTLKPEVLQDVDILVVRELTGGIYFGQPRKKEVDSAFNTMIYSRQEIERIAKIAFEAAKKRKKRVCMVDKANVLEASQLWREVTSEVAKNYPDISLEFMYVDNAAMQLVRNPRQFDVILTENLFGDILSDEASMVVGSIGLLPSASIGGKVGIYEPIHGSAPDIAGQGIANPIATILSGALMLRYALNEEEAASAIENAVKKALSDGYRTKDISAFGAKEICTTSEMGSIISGYIK, encoded by the coding sequence ATGGCAAAAAGATATAGAATTTGCGTTATAAAGGGCGATGGTATTGGTCCTGAGATCGTAGATGAGGCGATAAAGGTTCTTGACGTTGTTAGTGATAAATTTGGCTTTAGTATAGACTATGACTATAAGCTTATGGGCGGAGCTGCTTACGATGTTTTTGGCGAACCGCTTCCAGATGAAACGCTCCAAAGTGCCCTAAACTCAGACGCTGTGCTTTTTGGTGCGATAGGTGGGCAAAAGTGGGATAACCTGCCACGCGATAAACGCCCAGAAAGCGGACTTTTAAAGCTTAGAAAGAGCCTAGAGGCGTTTGCAAACCTTAGACCTGCTATGATATATGACGAACTAGTAAGTGCTAGCACGCTAAAGCCTGAAGTATTACAAGATGTCGATATACTCGTTGTTCGTGAGCTAACTGGCGGGATTTATTTTGGGCAACCACGAAAAAAAGAGGTAGATAGTGCGTTTAACACGATGATTTACAGCCGCCAGGAGATAGAAAGAATCGCCAAAATAGCGTTTGAAGCGGCAAAAAAACGTAAAAAACGCGTATGCATGGTGGATAAAGCAAATGTGCTAGAAGCTAGTCAGCTTTGGCGTGAAGTAACAAGCGAGGTTGCTAAAAACTATCCTGATATAAGCCTTGAGTTTATGTATGTAGATAATGCAGCTATGCAGTTAGTGCGTAATCCACGCCAATTTGATGTTATTTTAACCGAGAATTTGTTTGGTGATATTTTAAGTGATGAGGCTAGTATGGTTGTGGGTTCAATAGGGCTTCTTCCAAGTGCTTCAATAGGCGGAAAAGTTGGCATTTACGAGCCTATACACGGCTCAGCCCCAGACATCGCAGGGCAGGGCATAGCAAATCCGATTGCTACAATCCTAAGCGGTGCTTTAATGTTAAGATATGCGCTAAATGAAGAAGAGGCCGCAAGTGCTATTGAAAATGCTGTTAAAAAGGCTCTTAGCGATGGGTATCGCACAAAGGATATATCGGCTTTTGGTGCTAAAGAAATTTGCACTACATCTGAAATGGGTAGCATAATCTCAGGATATATAAAATAA
- a CDS encoding CiaD-like domain-containing protein, with protein sequence MNKIDEISKITIEEITAELNAIGDMIKPQSSEPSQKFTIEESLDTTAVCKVDTDNVTSEEIFLKNLKERIEVLFEGLNEMPKERLEQRLDLTLKFLEFALANVENRLENLK encoded by the coding sequence ATGAATAAAATTGATGAAATTTCAAAAATAACAATCGAAGAGATAACGGCTGAGCTAAATGCCATTGGGGATATGATTAAACCGCAAAGTAGTGAGCCTAGTCAGAAATTTACCATAGAAGAGAGCCTTGATACTACTGCAGTTTGCAAGGTCGATACGGATAATGTAACAAGTGAGGAGATATTCCTTAAAAATCTAAAAGAGCGTATCGAGGTGCTTTTTGAAGGGTTAAATGAGATGCCAAAAGAGAGATTAGAGCAAAGGCTTGATCTGACTTTGAAATTTTTAGAATTCGCTCTTGCAAATGTAGAGAACAGGCTTGAAAATCTTAAATGA
- a CDS encoding CCA tRNA nucleotidyltransferase has product MKILNDENLDLVREIFTPYTKRVYLVGGCVRDAFLGIKSTDFDIEVYDISQAKFNQIMQNLGANGVGKSFFIYKFKNFDIGLARTESKTGSKHTDFSVSLTQDERVASKRRDFTVNSIMLNIFDGKITDCWGGIDDLKAKILRHIDDEKFIEDPLRVLRAVQFSSRFGFEIFSKTLKLMSDLSIENLSKDRISAELLKFFRGEFLSVATKYLYELNLLSRLFGVNKLDQNFINLLTKSRQFINDERLFLYLLCGYFKLNIKKVAADLNLPKSYMINEPFFDDFVSDRDLVKIATLKPLKFWLGLYDENRIKRAKELGLYDKAFKPNIDYQGLVKSGLKGDALKDKISQLTDVEISKFLANQSPN; this is encoded by the coding sequence TTGAAAATCTTAAATGATGAAAATTTAGATCTGGTGCGTGAAATTTTTACGCCCTATACAAAGCGTGTTTATTTGGTTGGTGGGTGCGTTAGGGACGCATTTTTAGGCATAAAAAGCACCGATTTTGACATTGAAGTTTATGATATTAGCCAGGCAAAATTTAACCAAATTATGCAAAATTTGGGTGCAAATGGTGTTGGCAAGAGTTTTTTTATATATAAATTTAAAAATTTTGACATCGGTTTAGCAAGAACAGAGAGCAAAACTGGCTCAAAACACACAGATTTTAGCGTTAGCCTGACACAAGATGAAAGAGTGGCTTCAAAGCGTAGAGATTTTACGGTAAATAGTATAATGCTAAATATTTTTGATGGCAAAATTACTGATTGTTGGGGCGGGATTGATGATTTAAAGGCTAAAATTTTAAGGCATATTGATGATGAGAAATTTATTGAAGATCCACTTCGTGTTCTTCGTGCTGTTCAGTTCTCATCGCGTTTTGGTTTTGAAATTTTTAGTAAGACGCTTAAATTAATGAGTGACTTGAGTATAGAAAATTTAAGCAAAGATAGAATTAGTGCTGAGCTTTTGAAATTTTTTAGAGGCGAGTTTTTAAGTGTTGCCACAAAATACCTTTATGAGCTTAATCTTTTAAGTAGACTTTTTGGCGTTAATAAATTAGATCAAAATTTTATAAATTTACTCACAAAATCAAGGCAGTTTATCAATGATGAACGTCTGTTTTTATATCTGTTGTGTGGGTATTTTAAGCTAAATATCAAAAAAGTGGCAGCGGATTTAAATCTACCAAAAAGTTATATGATTAATGAGCCGTTTTTTGATGATTTTGTAAGCGATAGGGATTTGGTAAAAATTGCTACCTTAAAACCGCTAAAATTTTGGCTTGGGCTGTATGATGAGAATCGCATAAAAAGAGCCAAAGAGCTCGGGCTTTATGACAAGGCTTTTAAACCAAACATAGACTATCAAGGGCTTGTTAAGAGTGGCTTAAAAGGCGATGCTTTAAAAGATAAAATTTCACAACTAACAGATGTGGAAATTTCTAAATTTTTAGCCAATCAAAGCCCAAATTAA